The proteins below come from a single Tenuifilum thalassicum genomic window:
- a CDS encoding PorP/SprF family type IX secretion system membrane protein has translation MKRKILVLVIIVSLHFVAKGQVAININGYTNNLTLINPASITKFDGYRISVGHNIGWLGMKKSPQTTYLSADGLLTDNMGGAISLISSQQGIFSVSQIRCSYMYRTQVASDHQLAFGVLAAIEKNTISTVNLSPDEIVDPTLSNSYYNRSNVIAGLGVEYSWNNLLVALSSPMFYNSFANSLAIQNYFYSQYQFDINETWSLKPGLLLRYTPGYPFMSELTAAVTWNSLVSMRLGFNTNHDFSSLVMVHLDKISFYYSYSMPFNSLSSITSGMHELSFSLFLKSGK, from the coding sequence ATGAAACGGAAAATATTAGTACTTGTAATCATAGTTTCTTTGCATTTCGTTGCAAAAGGTCAAGTCGCTATAAATATTAATGGTTATACCAACAATTTGACTTTAATAAACCCAGCATCTATAACCAAGTTCGATGGTTACAGAATTAGTGTAGGGCATAATATAGGTTGGTTAGGCATGAAAAAATCGCCTCAAACAACTTACTTATCAGCCGATGGACTTCTAACCGATAATATGGGTGGAGCAATCTCTCTTATCTCTAGTCAGCAGGGAATCTTTTCTGTAAGTCAGATTAGATGTTCATACATGTACAGAACACAGGTTGCTTCTGATCACCAGCTGGCATTTGGTGTATTGGCGGCAATTGAAAAAAACACGATAAGCACAGTTAATCTATCGCCCGATGAGATTGTCGATCCTACACTTTCTAATTCATATTATAACCGATCGAATGTTATTGCAGGACTTGGTGTAGAATATTCATGGAACAACTTGCTGGTTGCTTTATCATCACCAATGTTCTATAATTCTTTTGCCAACTCTTTGGCTATTCAGAATTATTTTTACTCACAATACCAATTTGACATAAACGAGACCTGGAGCCTAAAACCGGGACTTTTACTTCGATATACACCAGGATATCCATTCATGTCGGAGTTAACAGCAGCTGTTACATGGAATAGTTTAGTGTCTATGCGTTTGGGATTTAATACGAACCATGATTTTTCATCACTTGTGATGGTTCATTTAGATAAAATAAGTTTTTACTACTCCTATTCCATGCCATTTAATTCCCTTTCCTCAATTACAAGTGGAATGCATGAACTTTCCTTCTCTCTTTTCTTGAAATCAGGAAAGTAG
- a CDS encoding dihydroorotase — protein sequence MARFAITNATIVNEGKRLKGFVIVNGKYIEKIGHAGEDFNKYAPEEIIDASNLLLIPGVIDDQVHFREPGLTHKGDIYTESKAAIAGGVTSYMEMPNTKPQSVTLENLNEKFKIAQEKSLANYSFYFGATNDNIEELIKIDPNKVCGVKVFMGSSTGNMLVDDDEALEKIFKHAPTIITTHCEDEGTIRKNLEHYKSLFGDNIDFKYHSTIRSTDACYLSSSKAVRLAKKHDARLHILHLSTKKELELLDNEIPLAEKKITGEVCVHHLWFNDADYDKLGWRIKWNPSIKTEEDRLALVNALKNNVLDVVATDHAPHLVSEKDNVYTKSASGGPLVQHSLIAMLEMSLKGNFSLEKVVEKMCHAPATLYRIEKRGFIREGYYADLVLVAPDKQYVVNRDNILYKCSWSPFEGYIFNHSVEMTIVNGRIVYNKGSFDESTKGESLSFNS from the coding sequence ATGGCACGATTCGCAATAACAAATGCAACAATAGTTAATGAGGGAAAAAGATTAAAGGGCTTTGTTATTGTTAATGGAAAGTATATTGAAAAAATAGGCCATGCAGGTGAAGATTTTAACAAATATGCCCCAGAGGAAATAATAGATGCAAGCAATCTGTTGCTTATTCCAGGAGTAATTGACGACCAGGTTCATTTTAGGGAACCAGGGCTTACACATAAAGGGGACATATATACCGAATCGAAAGCAGCAATTGCAGGAGGTGTTACCTCTTATATGGAAATGCCAAACACAAAACCTCAAAGCGTAACACTAGAAAATCTTAACGAGAAGTTTAAAATTGCTCAAGAAAAATCGTTAGCAAATTATTCCTTTTATTTTGGCGCTACTAATGATAACATTGAAGAATTAATAAAGATTGACCCTAACAAGGTTTGCGGAGTGAAGGTTTTTATGGGTTCTTCAACAGGTAACATGCTTGTAGATGACGACGAAGCGCTAGAAAAGATATTTAAGCATGCACCTACAATAATAACAACCCATTGTGAAGATGAAGGAACCATAAGAAAGAATCTTGAGCATTATAAAAGCTTATTTGGTGACAATATCGATTTCAAGTATCATTCTACCATACGAAGTACCGATGCGTGTTATCTGTCATCAAGTAAAGCAGTAAGGTTAGCCAAGAAACATGATGCACGATTGCATATTCTTCATCTCTCAACTAAAAAAGAGTTAGAACTACTAGACAACGAGATTCCATTAGCTGAAAAGAAAATAACAGGAGAAGTTTGTGTCCACCACCTTTGGTTCAATGATGCCGATTACGATAAATTAGGATGGAGAATTAAGTGGAATCCAAGTATAAAAACTGAAGAAGACAGGTTAGCGCTAGTTAATGCTTTAAAAAATAATGTATTAGATGTTGTAGCTACGGACCACGCACCTCATTTGGTAAGTGAAAAAGATAACGTATATACCAAATCGGCCTCTGGTGGGCCACTGGTTCAACATTCGCTTATTGCCATGCTTGAAATGAGTTTAAAGGGAAACTTTTCTCTTGAAAAAGTAGTAGAAAAGATGTGCCATGCACCTGCTACCCTGTATAGGATTGAAAAACGTGGTTTTATAAGAGAAGGATATTACGCCGACTTGGTACTTGTAGCCCCTGACAAGCAATATGTTGTAAATCGGGATAACATTTTATACAAATGCAGCTGGTCGCCATTTGAAGGATACATATTCAATCATTCTGTTGAAATGACTATTGTTAATGGCAGGATAGTATATAATAAAGGCTCTTTTGATGAATCAACAAAAGGAGAGTCGTTGTCATTCAATTCATAA
- a CDS encoding polyprenol monophosphomannose synthase, which translates to MSFKEKLVIIPTYNESENIDRMIDKVMSLDGDFHLLIIDDGSPDGTAEKVKSKQETYPDRLFLIQRPGKLGLGTAYITGFKWALEHNYKYVFEMDADFSHNPEDLIHLYNACANGADLAIGSRYVNGVNVVNWPIGRVLMSYFASKYVRWITGMKISDTTAGFKCYKADVLRSINFNKIKHIGYGFQIEMKFTVWKLGFNIVEVPIIFTDRKLGVSKMSGGIFNEALWGVVNMKLKSLFVSYKKLHQH; encoded by the coding sequence ATGTCTTTTAAGGAAAAACTTGTAATTATACCAACTTATAACGAAAGCGAAAATATTGATCGAATGATTGATAAGGTGATGTCGCTTGATGGAGATTTTCACCTATTAATTATAGATGACGGTTCACCCGATGGTACCGCAGAAAAAGTAAAATCAAAACAAGAAACATATCCTGATAGACTATTTCTAATACAACGACCTGGCAAGTTGGGATTAGGCACTGCATATATTACTGGGTTCAAATGGGCATTAGAGCACAACTATAAGTATGTGTTTGAAATGGATGCCGATTTTTCACATAATCCAGAAGATTTAATCCATCTTTATAATGCTTGTGCAAATGGAGCAGACCTGGCCATAGGTTCTCGGTACGTTAATGGCGTTAATGTGGTTAATTGGCCAATTGGAAGAGTTTTGATGTCATATTTTGCATCAAAATATGTACGTTGGATAACAGGAATGAAAATTAGTGATACCACTGCTGGTTTTAAATGCTACAAAGCTGATGTTTTACGCTCAATCAATTTTAACAAAATAAAGCATATTGGATATGGGTTTCAAATTGAAATGAAATTTACAGTCTGGAAACTTGGATTCAATATAGTTGAAGTGCCAATAATATTTACTGATAGAAAATTAGGCGTATCAAAAATGAGCGGTGGTATATTTAATGAAGCTTTATGGGGTGTAGTAAACATGAAGCTTAAAAGTTTATTTGTATCTTATAAGAAATTACATCAACATTAA